A single region of the Actinoplanes sp. SE50/110 genome encodes:
- a CDS encoding S8 family serine peptidase → MPPFHADHVRESEWHLSFLKIQEVHAITTGAGIVIALPDTGIQPHPDISKNLMPGIDLTSSDGNSGQYDRDGHGTEMAGLIVGRGHGPAGGILGIAPSAKILPVKSYEVGAENAQLAQGIAASVNLGVSVISVPAGVSPSQKLKDSIDQALKANTVVVAASGNSQSAAGFGYPAALPGVLAVGAIDRTGHHAPFSITGPNMSLCAPGDEIVTTGLNSTYRIARGTSASTAIVSGAAALVRARFPQLSAQEVIHRLTATATDIGPPGWDEECGFGVLNIVKALTADVPPVSAGASLPAVGGTGQVAGSGDGPGSGRTVAVLGGVAAVLAGGVFAGLLVAWRRRRTRH, encoded by the coding sequence ATGCCACCTTTCCACGCGGACCACGTACGCGAATCAGAATGGCACCTCAGCTTCCTTAAAATTCAGGAAGTCCACGCAATCACTACCGGAGCCGGCATCGTCATAGCGTTACCTGACACCGGCATCCAGCCGCATCCGGACATATCCAAAAATCTGATGCCTGGTATAGATCTGACGTCCAGTGACGGCAATTCGGGCCAATACGACCGCGATGGGCATGGAACGGAAATGGCCGGGTTGATAGTGGGTAGGGGACATGGACCAGCGGGGGGAATACTCGGCATAGCTCCATCGGCAAAGATTCTCCCCGTAAAATCATACGAGGTCGGGGCCGAGAACGCCCAACTAGCGCAAGGAATAGCCGCCTCGGTAAATCTTGGCGTTTCAGTAATCAGCGTCCCGGCCGGCGTAAGCCCTTCTCAAAAATTGAAGGATTCAATTGACCAAGCCTTGAAGGCAAATACGGTCGTGGTGGCTGCTTCCGGAAATTCCCAGAGTGCTGCAGGGTTCGGCTACCCCGCAGCACTACCCGGAGTTCTCGCAGTTGGCGCTATCGATCGAACTGGACATCACGCACCGTTCTCGATCACAGGACCGAATATGTCACTGTGTGCGCCGGGAGATGAAATCGTTACAACCGGCCTGAATTCGACTTATCGTATAGCCAGAGGAACGTCAGCATCGACGGCAATCGTATCGGGAGCAGCTGCACTAGTGCGGGCCAGGTTTCCGCAGCTGTCGGCGCAAGAGGTTATTCATCGGCTTACGGCTACTGCTACCGATATTGGGCCGCCGGGGTGGGATGAAGAGTGTGGGTTTGGGGTGCTCAACATTGTTAAAGCTCTGACCGCGGACGTGCCGCCGGTGAGTGCGGGGGCTAGTTTGCCTGCTGTTGGCGGGACGGGCCAGGTGGCTGGGAGCGGCGATGGACCGGGCAGCGGGCGGACGGTCGCTGTTCTTGGCGGAGTCGCGGCTGTGCTGGCGGGCGGAGTCTTTGCTGGGTTGCTCGTTGCTTGGCGGCGGAGAAGGACTCGCCACTAG
- a CDS encoding nucleoside triphosphate pyrophosphatase yields the protein MQSDNAYRLILASASPARRALLTGAGIDAEIIVSGVDESVVEAEDAYTLSLALARMKARTVAAELPADPAVLVLGCDSVLAFEGEIFGKPADAHEAVQRWKAMRGKSGVLHTGHHLTGLVSGRQAEAVGTTAVHFADVTDSEIEAYVASGEPLQVAGAFTLDGRGGAFVERIEGDPGNVIGLSLPLLRTLLRDMDVPIIDLWRR from the coding sequence GTGCAGAGTGACAACGCGTACCGGCTGATTCTTGCCTCGGCCAGCCCTGCTCGGCGGGCGCTGCTCACCGGGGCGGGGATCGATGCGGAGATCATTGTCAGCGGGGTGGATGAGAGCGTCGTCGAGGCGGAGGACGCGTACACGCTGAGCCTTGCGCTGGCGCGGATGAAAGCGCGGACGGTGGCGGCGGAGCTGCCGGCGGATCCGGCGGTGCTGGTGCTGGGGTGTGACTCTGTGCTGGCGTTCGAAGGGGAGATCTTCGGGAAGCCGGCGGATGCACATGAGGCAGTGCAGCGGTGGAAGGCGATGCGCGGGAAGTCCGGGGTGCTGCACACCGGGCATCACCTGACCGGGCTGGTCAGCGGGCGGCAGGCGGAGGCCGTGGGGACGACCGCGGTGCACTTCGCGGACGTGACCGACTCGGAGATCGAAGCGTATGTGGCATCCGGGGAGCCGCTTCAGGTTGCCGGGGCGTTCACGCTCGACGGGCGGGGTGGCGCATTCGTGGAGCGGATCGAAGGGGACCCCGGGAATGTGATCGGGCTGTCGCTGCCGCTGCTCCGCACCCTGCTCCGGGACATGGATGTGCCGATCATCGACCTCTGGCGGCGGTAG
- a CDS encoding biotin carboxylase N-terminal domain-containing protein — protein MRKILIANRGEIALRVIRACKDAGLTSVAVYADGDRDAPHARLADEAYALDGESAADTYLRIDKLIAIAERAGADAVHPGYGFLSENAEFAEAVLAAGLTWIGPSPQSIRDLGDKVTARHIAQRAGAPLVPGTPEPVADAAEIVAFAEAHGLPVAIKAAFGGGGRGLKVARTIEEIPALFESATREAVAAFGRGECFVERYLDRPRHVEAQVIADTHGNVVVVGTRDCSLQRRHQKLVEEAPAPFLSDEQRASIHESAKAICREAGYYGAGTVEYLVGQDGTISFLEVNTRLQVEHPVSEETTGIDLVREQFRIAAGEPLAITEDPVPRGHAIEFRINGEDAGRNFLPAPGTVSTLVWPSGPGVRVDAGVEAGSVIGGNFDSMLAKIIVVGATREQALERSRRVLDETVIEGIATVLPFHRAVVRDAAFVSEPFTVHTRWIETEWDNRVPAFSAPAPGGGEAADRETVVVEVSGRRVEVRLPKSLLAGTPGPAAAPQKRAGRPRGGASTAVASGDSLTAPMQGTVVKVAAQNGDQVNEGDVIVVVEAMKMEQPLTAHRAGTVAGLSLEVGATVTAGAVICTIEG, from the coding sequence GTGCGGAAGATATTGATCGCCAACCGCGGCGAGATCGCCCTCCGGGTCATCCGGGCCTGCAAGGACGCCGGCCTGACCAGCGTCGCCGTCTACGCCGACGGGGATCGGGACGCCCCCCATGCCCGGCTCGCCGATGAGGCGTACGCGCTGGACGGCGAGTCCGCCGCCGACACGTACCTGCGGATCGACAAGCTGATCGCGATCGCGGAGCGGGCCGGGGCCGACGCTGTACACCCCGGTTATGGGTTCTTGTCGGAGAATGCGGAGTTCGCCGAGGCGGTGCTGGCCGCGGGGTTGACCTGGATCGGGCCGAGCCCGCAGTCGATCCGCGACCTCGGCGACAAGGTGACCGCGCGGCACATCGCGCAGCGGGCGGGGGCGCCGCTGGTGCCGGGTACGCCGGAGCCGGTGGCCGATGCCGCGGAGATCGTGGCGTTCGCCGAGGCGCACGGGCTGCCGGTGGCGATCAAGGCGGCGTTCGGCGGTGGTGGCCGCGGCCTGAAGGTGGCGCGGACGATCGAGGAGATCCCGGCGCTGTTCGAGAGCGCGACTCGGGAGGCGGTCGCCGCGTTCGGGCGGGGCGAGTGTTTCGTCGAGCGTTACCTGGACCGGCCGCGGCACGTCGAGGCGCAGGTCATCGCGGACACGCACGGCAATGTCGTGGTGGTCGGCACGCGCGACTGTTCGCTGCAGCGCCGCCACCAGAAGCTGGTGGAGGAGGCGCCCGCGCCGTTCCTCAGTGACGAGCAGCGTGCGAGCATCCACGAGAGTGCGAAGGCGATCTGCCGGGAGGCCGGCTACTACGGCGCCGGCACCGTGGAATACCTGGTGGGCCAGGACGGGACGATCTCCTTCCTGGAGGTCAACACCCGGCTCCAGGTGGAGCATCCGGTCAGCGAGGAGACGACCGGTATCGACCTGGTCCGGGAGCAGTTCCGGATCGCGGCCGGCGAGCCGCTGGCGATCACCGAGGATCCGGTGCCGCGCGGGCACGCGATCGAGTTCCGGATCAACGGTGAGGACGCGGGCCGCAACTTCCTGCCGGCGCCGGGCACCGTGTCGACGCTCGTCTGGCCGTCCGGGCCGGGGGTGCGGGTCGACGCGGGTGTCGAGGCGGGCAGCGTGATCGGCGGCAACTTCGACTCGATGCTCGCGAAGATCATCGTGGTCGGCGCGACCCGTGAGCAGGCGCTGGAGCGCTCGCGGCGGGTGCTGGACGAGACGGTGATCGAGGGCATCGCGACGGTGCTGCCGTTCCACCGGGCGGTGGTCCGGGACGCGGCGTTCGTCAGCGAGCCGTTCACCGTGCACACCCGCTGGATCGAGACCGAGTGGGACAACCGGGTCCCGGCGTTCAGCGCGCCGGCGCCCGGCGGCGGCGAGGCCGCCGACCGCGAGACCGTCGTGGTCGAGGTCAGCGGCCGGCGGGTCGAGGTCCGCCTGCCCAAGAGCCTGCTTGCCGGTACGCCCGGACCCGCCGCCGCCCCGCAGAAACGTGCCGGACGGCCTCGCGGTGGCGCCTCCACCGCGGTCGCGAGCGGCGACAGCCTGACCGCCCCGATGCAGGGCACCGTCGTGAAGGTCGCCGCGCAGAACGGTGACCAGGTCAACGAGGGTGACGTGATCGTGGTGGTCGAGGCGATGAAGATGGAGCAGCCGCTGACCGCGCACCGGGCGGGCACGGTGGCCGGCCTGTCGCTGGAGGTCGGCGCCACGGTGACGGCCGGCGCGGTGATCTGCACGATCGAGGGCTGA
- a CDS encoding TetR/AcrR family transcriptional regulator, protein MTRPSYHHGDLRRALLKAAADSITETGVTALSMRDLARRAGVSHAAPGHHFADRAGLLTALATDGFEQLAKALATSRLASNSLLELGVTYLRFALANRATFEVMFRTDLYHADDPALLAARRQAADALYAGMTDLPDAPLAGPDVATHARAAREGTADLVSDEVREVGLAAWSMVHGFATLWLSGAFPDSTQEDPVEAARVILGRVRAMGR, encoded by the coding sequence GTGACCAGACCGAGCTACCACCACGGTGACCTCCGCCGGGCCCTGCTGAAGGCGGCCGCCGACTCGATCACCGAAACCGGGGTGACCGCGCTCAGCATGCGGGATCTGGCCCGCCGGGCCGGGGTCTCGCACGCCGCTCCCGGGCACCACTTCGCCGACCGGGCCGGGCTGCTCACCGCGCTCGCCACCGACGGCTTCGAACAGCTCGCCAAAGCCCTGGCCACCTCCCGGCTGGCCAGCAACAGCCTGCTCGAACTCGGGGTGACCTACCTGCGGTTCGCGCTGGCCAACCGGGCGACGTTCGAGGTGATGTTCCGGACCGACCTCTACCACGCCGACGACCCGGCGCTGCTGGCCGCGCGGCGCCAGGCGGCCGACGCGCTGTACGCCGGAATGACCGACCTGCCGGACGCGCCGCTGGCCGGCCCGGACGTGGCGACCCACGCCCGGGCCGCCCGCGAAGGCACCGCCGACCTGGTCTCCGACGAGGTCCGCGAAGTCGGCCTGGCCGCCTGGTCGATGGTGCACGGCTTCGCCACCCTGTGGCTCAGCGGGGCCTTCCCGGACAGCACCCAGGAAGACCCGGTGGAAGCGGCCCGGGTGATCCTGGGCCGCGTCCGGGCGATGGGACGGTGA
- a CDS encoding DedA family protein produces the protein MTELLTMVASPVLVYLALFGFLAVDALIPVVPIQAIMITTGALTVYGHLHLGVVIAIGALGMFTGDLIAFLLGRSTGHRLSALHARFAPRTTDSRTRQAAERFTRGLRKPGPLVVLLCRFVPGGRMASGYHAGRTGYPMRLFVAYDLGAALCWAGYGGLVGHLGGTAVTQSAWRLFAIAAGAALIFGTAGWILALFGGRESATGSRAASADEPLPRSNPTATDRS, from the coding sequence ATGACCGAACTGCTGACGATGGTGGCCTCACCGGTACTGGTCTACCTCGCACTGTTCGGATTTCTGGCGGTCGATGCACTGATCCCGGTCGTCCCGATCCAGGCCATCATGATCACTACCGGTGCGCTGACCGTCTACGGTCACCTGCACCTGGGTGTGGTCATCGCGATCGGCGCGCTCGGCATGTTCACCGGCGACCTGATCGCCTTCCTGCTGGGCCGCTCCACCGGGCATCGCCTGAGCGCGCTGCACGCCCGGTTCGCCCCGCGCACCACCGACTCCCGCACCCGGCAGGCAGCCGAGCGGTTCACCCGCGGCCTGCGCAAGCCGGGGCCGCTGGTGGTGCTGCTCTGCCGGTTCGTCCCGGGCGGCCGGATGGCGTCCGGCTACCACGCGGGCCGCACCGGCTACCCGATGCGGCTCTTCGTGGCATACGACCTCGGCGCCGCCCTCTGCTGGGCCGGTTACGGCGGCCTGGTCGGGCATCTGGGCGGCACCGCGGTCACCCAGTCGGCCTGGCGGCTGTTCGCGATCGCGGCCGGCGCGGCCCTGATCTTCGGGACGGCCGGCTGGATCCTCGCCCTTTTCGGGGGCCGCGAGTCGGCTACTGGATCTCGTGCTGCATCAGCTGACGAGCCGCTTCCGCGATCGAACCCGACAGCGACGGATAGATCGTGA
- a CDS encoding NAD(P)H-quinone dehydrogenase has translation MSRIVIIGGGPGGYEAALVAAQLDADVTLVEADGPGGACVLTDCVPSKTFIASSEVMTGYRHNDRFGIRSRGLDGVSVDATAVNERVKKLALAQSGDIQTKLVKAGVDVVHGRARLGEDRLGHTHQVLITPHEGRPYAVEADTVLLATGATPRVLPTARPDGERILDWRQVYDLTELPEHLVVIGSGVTGAEFASAYLAMGVQVTLVSSRERVMPHEDADAAMAIERVFRERGMTILSQARGDSVVNTGTGVRVTLADGRVVDASHALIAVGAIPNTRDLGLAEYGVAVGQGGYVTVDRVSRTNVPGIYAAGDCTGVLPLASVAAMQGRIAIWHAMGEAVAPLRLRTVSANVFTDPELATVGVSQNEVDSGRTPARQVMLPLTGNARAKMADLRDGFVKLFCRPATGQIVGGVVVAPKASELILPITMAIENNLTVDQLAHTITIYPSLSGSIAEAARQLMQHEIQ, from the coding sequence GTGAGTCGGATCGTGATCATCGGTGGGGGACCGGGCGGCTATGAGGCGGCTCTGGTCGCCGCGCAGCTCGACGCCGATGTGACCCTGGTCGAGGCGGACGGTCCCGGTGGCGCCTGCGTGCTGACCGACTGTGTCCCGTCCAAGACGTTCATCGCCAGCTCCGAGGTGATGACCGGATACCGCCACAACGACCGGTTCGGGATCCGCTCCCGCGGCCTGGACGGGGTGAGCGTCGACGCGACCGCGGTCAACGAGCGGGTCAAGAAACTCGCCCTGGCCCAGTCCGGCGACATCCAGACCAAGCTGGTCAAAGCCGGTGTCGACGTGGTGCACGGCCGGGCCCGGCTGGGCGAGGACCGGCTCGGCCACACCCATCAGGTGCTGATCACCCCGCACGAGGGCAGGCCGTACGCGGTCGAGGCGGACACCGTGCTGCTGGCCACCGGCGCCACCCCGCGGGTGCTGCCGACCGCCCGCCCGGACGGCGAGCGCATCCTCGACTGGCGGCAGGTGTACGACCTGACCGAGCTCCCCGAGCACCTCGTGGTGATCGGTTCCGGTGTCACCGGTGCCGAGTTCGCCAGCGCGTACCTGGCGATGGGCGTGCAGGTGACGCTCGTCTCCAGCCGCGAACGGGTGATGCCGCACGAGGACGCGGACGCCGCGATGGCGATCGAGCGGGTCTTCCGCGAGCGCGGGATGACCATTCTCAGCCAGGCCCGGGGTGACTCGGTGGTGAACACCGGCACCGGCGTGCGGGTCACCCTGGCCGACGGCCGGGTGGTCGACGCCTCGCACGCGCTGATCGCCGTCGGTGCCATCCCGAACACCCGGGACCTCGGCCTGGCGGAGTACGGCGTGGCGGTCGGCCAGGGTGGCTACGTCACCGTGGACCGGGTGTCGCGGACCAACGTGCCGGGCATCTACGCCGCCGGTGACTGCACCGGGGTGCTGCCACTGGCCAGCGTCGCGGCGATGCAGGGCCGGATCGCGATCTGGCACGCCATGGGGGAGGCGGTCGCCCCGCTGCGGCTGCGCACCGTCTCGGCGAACGTGTTCACCGACCCGGAGCTGGCCACCGTCGGCGTTTCGCAGAACGAGGTGGACTCCGGGCGCACCCCGGCCCGCCAGGTGATGCTGCCGCTGACCGGCAACGCCCGGGCCAAGATGGCCGACCTGCGGGACGGTTTCGTCAAACTGTTCTGCCGGCCGGCGACCGGTCAGATCGTCGGCGGGGTGGTGGTCGCTCCGAAGGCGAGCGAACTGATCCTGCCGATCACCATGGCGATCGAGAACAACCTGACCGTGGACCAGCTGGCCCATACCATCACGATCTATCCGTCGCTGTCGGGTTCGATCGCGGAAGCGGCTCGTCAGCTGATGCAGCACGAGATCCAGTAG
- a CDS encoding gamma-glutamylcyclotransferase gives MRHYAAYGSNLDPARMLAYCPHSPMVGVGWIEGWRLTFAGEGEMGWEGAVTTIVESPGDRVFVSLYDVHPWDAAQLDEVEGVPAGTYQKLTVRVSTLDGEVPAWVYVFAGYEGGLPTAWYLSEIATAAEKAGAPDDYVSDLRHRPTGTASPES, from the coding sequence GTGCGTCACTACGCCGCGTATGGCTCGAATCTGGACCCAGCCCGCATGCTGGCCTACTGTCCGCACTCGCCGATGGTCGGCGTGGGGTGGATCGAAGGCTGGCGCCTGACCTTTGCCGGAGAAGGGGAAATGGGCTGGGAGGGTGCCGTGACGACGATCGTCGAGTCGCCCGGCGACCGTGTCTTCGTCTCCCTCTACGACGTGCATCCGTGGGATGCGGCACAACTCGACGAGGTCGAGGGGGTGCCCGCCGGGACGTACCAGAAACTCACCGTGCGTGTATCGACCCTTGACGGTGAGGTGCCCGCCTGGGTGTACGTCTTCGCCGGTTACGAGGGCGGCCTGCCCACCGCGTGGTATCTCTCCGAGATCGCCACCGCGGCGGAGAAGGCGGGCGCGCCCGACGACTACGTCAGCGACCTGCGGCACCGTCCGACCGGGACGGCGTCCCCGGAAAGCTAG
- a CDS encoding GNAT family N-acetyltransferase, producing the protein MTALPDGWTTRRPTLDDVPLILELVHASDIAAVGEPDFSADEVRDELTGPHTDMSRDSWLAFDDAGRLAGWAYPRNPTGQARDFLEVYVWPGRGVPAQRPLLDLMMGRMAERAAELGHDPYTVRAGAIPTETEYIEALTAAGFTFLKQHARMRMSLDGIGAEAPRPPAGVTIRPVRHDDEAELRRFHAVIEEAFLDSDHPAMSFDDWRRQAATGGPVPYDEWFVAEADGELAGVLQSTEPEDRDEGWVRYLGVLRPYRKRGVGEALLRRAFAAYAGKGRSAAGLGVDMANPTEAARLYRKVGMTPLYRANVYQTTVPAARA; encoded by the coding sequence ATGACCGCGCTTCCGGACGGCTGGACCACACGCCGGCCCACCCTCGACGACGTGCCGCTGATTCTGGAGCTGGTGCACGCCAGTGACATCGCCGCGGTCGGTGAGCCCGACTTCAGCGCCGACGAGGTGCGCGACGAGCTGACCGGGCCGCACACCGACATGAGCCGCGACTCGTGGCTGGCCTTCGACGACGCCGGGCGGCTGGCCGGCTGGGCCTATCCGCGGAACCCGACCGGCCAGGCCCGGGACTTTCTGGAGGTCTACGTGTGGCCGGGGCGCGGCGTGCCGGCCCAGCGCCCGCTGCTCGACCTGATGATGGGGCGGATGGCCGAGCGGGCCGCCGAACTGGGCCACGACCCGTACACGGTGCGGGCCGGCGCGATCCCGACCGAGACGGAGTACATCGAGGCGCTGACCGCGGCCGGCTTCACCTTCCTCAAGCAGCACGCGCGGATGCGGATGTCGCTGGACGGGATCGGCGCCGAGGCGCCGCGCCCGCCGGCCGGGGTGACGATCCGCCCGGTGCGCCACGACGACGAGGCCGAGCTGCGCCGCTTCCACGCGGTGATCGAGGAGGCGTTCCTCGACTCCGACCATCCGGCGATGAGCTTCGACGACTGGCGGCGGCAGGCCGCGACCGGCGGCCCGGTGCCGTACGACGAGTGGTTCGTGGCGGAGGCGGACGGCGAGCTGGCCGGGGTGCTGCAGTCCACCGAGCCGGAGGACCGCGACGAGGGCTGGGTGCGCTATCTGGGGGTGCTCCGGCCGTACCGCAAGCGGGGTGTCGGTGAGGCGCTGCTGCGCCGCGCCTTCGCCGCCTACGCCGGGAAGGGGCGGTCCGCGGCCGGGCTCGGGGTGGACATGGCGAACCCGACCGAGGCCGCACGCCTCTACCGGAAGGTCGGGATGACCCCGCTCTACCGGGCGAATGTGTACCAGACCACCGTGCCGGCGGCCCGGGCCTAG